The Sorangiineae bacterium MSr11367 genome window below encodes:
- a CDS encoding pentapeptide repeat-containing protein — translation MIIAILSRADLQAYGACTAGMRLFDSIAAMQGDPRRITIEWTPLAQAWLSVGAGGNVTGFANWLRERGLVPEIPLDRAHLRGADLKGADLEGVNVAHADLRDACLDCATLSGANLSHANLYRAKLDRSDLQEANLVGADLREAKLREVGFGHAVLCGADMARADLPYACFLRARLDNASLRAVTARHADFAGARLLAVDFAHADLTGVDFSGADMRCANLEGADLMNANLSGAHLQSVVFSGANLRGANFDGAFRSRNDALIEGYETMVAIDADDTDVMLAPRPRPRVAESAARPNASSVGTGAMDPEILQQAP, via the coding sequence ATGATCATCGCGATCCTTTCGCGCGCCGACTTGCAGGCGTACGGCGCGTGCACGGCAGGCATGCGCTTGTTCGATTCCATCGCCGCGATGCAAGGTGACCCAAGGCGCATCACCATCGAATGGACGCCGCTCGCGCAAGCGTGGCTTTCGGTCGGCGCCGGCGGCAACGTAACGGGCTTTGCCAACTGGCTTCGAGAACGCGGACTCGTGCCCGAGATACCGCTGGACCGCGCCCACCTGCGCGGAGCAGACCTCAAGGGTGCGGACCTCGAGGGCGTGAATGTCGCGCACGCCGACCTTCGTGATGCGTGTCTCGACTGCGCGACGCTTTCAGGCGCAAACCTATCGCATGCAAACCTTTATCGCGCCAAGCTCGACCGCAGCGACCTCCAAGAGGCCAATCTTGTTGGCGCCGATCTTCGCGAAGCCAAACTCCGCGAAGTAGGCTTCGGGCATGCGGTGCTTTGCGGCGCCGATATGGCGCGCGCGGATCTCCCCTACGCGTGCTTTCTTCGAGCCCGACTCGACAACGCGAGTCTGCGGGCCGTAACCGCGCGACACGCGGACTTCGCTGGCGCGCGGCTTCTTGCTGTGGATTTCGCCCATGCGGATTTAACCGGCGTCGATTTCTCCGGCGCCGATATGCGATGTGCAAACCTCGAGGGCGCTGACCTGATGAATGCGAACTTGAGCGGCGCGCACCTCCAATCCGTCGTGTTCTCGGGGGCGAATCTCAGGGGTGCCAACTTCGACGGTGCATTCCGAAGTCGCAACGACGCATTGATCGAAGGCTACGAGACAATGGTCGCGATTGACGCCGACGACACCGACGTCATGCTGGCCCCGCGCCCACGGCCACGCGTCGCCGAATCAGCGGCTCGACCGAACGCTTCGTCCGTAGGCACGGGTGCGATGGACCCCGAAATTTTGCAACAGGCACCGTAG
- a CDS encoding helix-turn-helix domain-containing protein, producing the protein MAGDPDTERVVLAKLDPNEVAVQVCQKVIDHLMVFKVEFLDTLKIESPRAEELAVGSDPGRTARLLTIAAQRGLPVGDWTHTGMLADAMNTMFTVLFSSADGPTAGGGLLDSPEVEAEDAMRVVLLACKCRIAIDQRGEVTPRELAAVAGCSTRTVQRDIVEGLLRPVKGTRPQRIPWEDAKAWLLQREVPGFVEGDDFLSRMERGEEPYPRPRERSPEEIAAALGITVKALRAAGWRPS; encoded by the coding sequence ATGGCGGGCGACCCGGACACGGAGCGAGTGGTGCTCGCCAAGCTCGACCCCAATGAGGTGGCGGTCCAAGTCTGCCAGAAGGTGATCGATCACCTGATGGTGTTCAAGGTCGAATTTCTGGACACGCTGAAGATTGAGAGCCCGCGAGCGGAGGAGCTTGCGGTCGGGAGCGATCCGGGAAGGACGGCACGATTGCTCACGATTGCGGCGCAGCGAGGACTTCCCGTTGGCGATTGGACGCATACGGGAATGCTCGCCGATGCGATGAACACGATGTTCACCGTTCTCTTTTCATCCGCCGACGGGCCCACGGCTGGAGGTGGGCTTCTCGATTCGCCCGAAGTGGAAGCCGAAGATGCAATGCGAGTCGTGCTCCTTGCGTGCAAGTGCCGAATCGCCATTGATCAACGGGGCGAGGTGACGCCCCGCGAACTTGCTGCGGTCGCAGGATGTTCTACACGGACCGTCCAGCGCGACATCGTGGAAGGGCTGCTGCGGCCCGTGAAGGGCACCCGTCCCCAGCGCATTCCGTGGGAGGATGCGAAGGCATGGCTGCTTCAGCGTGAAGTCCCGGGCTTCGTGGAGGGTGACGATTTTCTGAGCCGAATGGAGCGTGGAGAGGAGCCCTATCCTCGTCCTCGTGAACGAAGCCCGGAGGAGATCGCCGCCGCGCTCGGCATAACCGTCAAGGCGTTGCGCGCCGCGGGATGGAGGCCGTCGTGA